The Panicum virgatum strain AP13 chromosome 5K, P.virgatum_v5, whole genome shotgun sequence genome has a window encoding:
- the LOC120708511 gene encoding LOB domain-containing protein 15-like isoform X2, which yields MSTERERLDEIGKKIKREPDTAALALAAASTSTAPAADNRAPRRLGLGLGGALNTVTPCAACKLLRRRCAQECPFAPYFSPHEPHNFAAVHKVFGASNVSRMLLEVAEGERADAASSLVYEANLRLRDPVYGCMGAISVLQQQVNALEAELEAVRAEILKHRCRQAGAGLMDDARAATASFVAPVHAGDVVSVVEAGQEVAGGGAPGMSVSSSAVYVAEAELPTSTTDHYSSHNPSEHAAYFG from the exons ATGTCCACGGAGAG GGAGCGACTCGATGAGATCGGCAAGAAGATCAAGCGGGAGCCGGATACagccgccctcgccctcgccgccgcctccacctccaccgcgccgGCAGCAGACAACCGCGCACCCCGCCGCCTCGgtctcggcctcggcggcgccctCAACACCGTGACCCCCTGCGCCGCGTGcaagctcctccgccgccgctgcgcgcagGAGTGCCCCTTCGCCCCCTACTTCTCGCCGCACGAGCCCCACAACTTCGCCGCCGTCCACAAGGTCTTCGGCGCCAGCAACGTCTCCAGGATGCTCTTG GAGGTGGCGGAGGGGGAGAGGGCGGACGCGGCGAGCAGCCTGGTGTACGAGGCGAACCTCCGGCTGCGGGACCCCGTGTACGGATGCATGGGCGCCATCTCCGTGCTGCAGCAGCAGGTGAACGCGCTGGAGGCCGAGCTGGAGGCGGTCAGGGCCGAGATCCTCAAGCACAGGTGCCGGcaggccggcgccggcctcatggacgacgcgcgcgccgccacggccagCTTCGTGGCTCCGGTGCACGCGGGGGACGTGGTGTCGGTGGTGGAGGCAGGCCAAGAggttgcaggcggcggcgctccggggatGTCGGTGTCGTCGTCCGCGGTGTACGTTGCCGAAGCCGAGCTGCCCACAAGTACTACTGATCACTATAGCTCCCATAACCCAAGTGAGCATGCTGCATACTTTGGTTGA
- the LOC120708511 gene encoding LOB domain-containing protein 15-like isoform X1, which yields MHQTLGGDDSACWTSACRERLDEIGKKIKREPDTAALALAAASTSTAPAADNRAPRRLGLGLGGALNTVTPCAACKLLRRRCAQECPFAPYFSPHEPHNFAAVHKVFGASNVSRMLLEVAEGERADAASSLVYEANLRLRDPVYGCMGAISVLQQQVNALEAELEAVRAEILKHRCRQAGAGLMDDARAATASFVAPVHAGDVVSVVEAGQEVAGGGAPGMSVSSSAVYVAEAELPTSTTDHYSSHNPSEHAAYFG from the exons ATGCACCAAACCCTAGGTGGTGACGACTCTGCCTGTTGGACTTCCGCCTGCAGGGAGCGACTCGATGAGATCGGCAAGAAGATCAAGCGGGAGCCGGATACagccgccctcgccctcgccgccgcctccacctccaccgcgccgGCAGCAGACAACCGCGCACCCCGCCGCCTCGgtctcggcctcggcggcgccctCAACACCGTGACCCCCTGCGCCGCGTGcaagctcctccgccgccgctgcgcgcagGAGTGCCCCTTCGCCCCCTACTTCTCGCCGCACGAGCCCCACAACTTCGCCGCCGTCCACAAGGTCTTCGGCGCCAGCAACGTCTCCAGGATGCTCTTG GAGGTGGCGGAGGGGGAGAGGGCGGACGCGGCGAGCAGCCTGGTGTACGAGGCGAACCTCCGGCTGCGGGACCCCGTGTACGGATGCATGGGCGCCATCTCCGTGCTGCAGCAGCAGGTGAACGCGCTGGAGGCCGAGCTGGAGGCGGTCAGGGCCGAGATCCTCAAGCACAGGTGCCGGcaggccggcgccggcctcatggacgacgcgcgcgccgccacggccagCTTCGTGGCTCCGGTGCACGCGGGGGACGTGGTGTCGGTGGTGGAGGCAGGCCAAGAggttgcaggcggcggcgctccggggatGTCGGTGTCGTCGTCCGCGGTGTACGTTGCCGAAGCCGAGCTGCCCACAAGTACTACTGATCACTATAGCTCCCATAACCCAAGTGAGCATGCTGCATACTTTGGTTGA
- the LOC120708510 gene encoding uncharacterized protein LOC120708510: MAMRMAMDPKTSSLSWWMMFGSSTPKLQYLDMRLVSQCCSSSGCERNWSTFALLYTKVHNRLSHKKLNKLVYVNYNLRLRLKEVSGPPMREEGDFIDQLAYVSFYDENNLVREWMEYGRSIRAPVPDEDDDDGDIPLSSHLVRDQINVPDLREATGDDSISVWARKNVDDTHLEKRKLQKGPTKGDPKRQKSKGTSKPVSSGTETDDGEGERSPPYQKSKDSTSADDSDDSDGVDAGGGGGSGVRFTGIHCTYKYTHITDYEY, from the exons ATGGCAATGCGGATGGCGATGGACCCAAAGACATCCTCAT TgtcctggtggatgatgttcggatcaagcactccaaagctgcaGTACCTTGACATGAGGCTTGTTTCGcaatgttgttcgtccagtggatgcgagcggaactggagtacttttgcattgCTGTATACAAAGGTTCACAAtcggttgtcgcacaagaaacttaacaagcttgtctatgtcaactacaaccttcgtctccgacttaaggaggtctccggcccaccgatgcgtgaagaaggtgatttcattgaccagctgGCCTATGtttctttctatgatgagaatAATCTGGTGCgagaatggatggaatatggtagatctatccgggctccagttccggacgaggatgatgatgacggcgacatcCCTCTCTCGTCCCATCttgtcagagatcaaataaacgtgCCAGATTTACGTGAGGCTACGGGGGATGATTCCATCAGCGTTTGGGCACGTAAAAATGTGGATGACACTCACCTAGAGAAGAGGAAGTTGCAGAAGGGGCCTACAAAGGGTGACCCGAAGCGTCAAAAAAGCAAAGGAACATCAAAACCAGTAAGCAGCGgcaccgagactgatgatggcgaaggtgagcgtagtcctccATATCAGAAGTCCAAAGATAGCACCTCGGCCGATGATAGTGATGATAGTGACGGTGttgatgctggtggtggtggtggtagtggtgttcgtttcacaggtatacattgcacATACAAATACACACATATTACTGACTATGagtattga